ATCCGAATTACATGCCCTATTGATATAAGTTGAAGTATTCAAACGATAAAACTGTATTTGACTACCAAAGTCCCTACCAATAAGATATAGCTCAACATAATCGTTGAAATTGACGCATATTTCCAAAAGGCTACATTCTTTTTCCGCTGCAAATACACAGCTAATAGAACTTTTTCTAATAAGTACGCTATAACCGTAGCTATGGCTACGCCGTACATTCCCCAAAATCGCGCTAACACAACAGATAAAACCACATTCAAAACTAACTCTACAGAGGTAATAACTAATTGCACCTTGTCTAAACTCAATCCTAAAAGCACACTATTTGAAAAAATAAAACGGCTTACTACTATCACTAACATGATATCAAATACAATACTACTCGCCAAATACTGCGCTCCATATACATATATGTACAAAGGTCTGGACACACAAATAAGCAGCACGCTAATAAACGTCCCTACAACTAAGTATTTTGTACTTTTTTTCTTAATAGCAAGTAAAGTTTGTTCAAAATGGCTATCCGTAGAAAGAGCCACTTGCTGGGTTGCCCACAAGGAAATTCCATTAGCTAATATGACAAAAATAGGCAGTTCTCTTGCCCCATACCTAAATTGAGCTAACACTTCTTTGCCAAATAAAAAGTCAATCAAAAAGCCATCTATGTATTCCGCACTTCCCCCTATGGCAAAAGTGAGCATCAACCAAGACAAACTTTTCAAAA
The DNA window shown above is from Bacteroidia bacterium and carries:
- a CDS encoding polysaccharide biosynthesis C-terminal domain-containing protein; the protein is MLSSIQIYQIIRFSSTLLVFWVFSRTFSITEVGFIEKNLLIANVCTFFWLQAVQTHFLKKQTYSYDEYASFILLTSLSIGIILLVYSFWHKVYLFSALYIFFYPFGTLIEMYWIAQQQSKSLIYYSVIFYGLWIVLMIATTYFFRSLWITYSVWIASLFLRSIFCLVRVSFRLRFLSFDFLKSLSWLMLTFAIGGSAEYIDGFLIDFLFGKEVLAQFRYGARELPIFVILANGISLWATQQVALSTDSHFEQTLLAIKKKSTKYLVVGTFISVLLICVSRPLYIYVYGAQYLASSIVFDIMLVIVVSRFIFSNSVLLGLSLDKVQLVITSVELVLNVVLSVVLARFWGMYGVAIATVIAYLLEKVLLAVYLQRKKNVAFWKYASISTIMLSYILLVGTLVVKYSFIV